The following is a genomic window from Bacteroidota bacterium.
GGGATTGGGGGAATGTTGGCTCTACACTGATATTGATGAATTGATGGTAAGGGGGGATGGGGGCTTTAGTTTGGTTGTCTTAGGGTAATAACCATGATTGGGAGAGGGAAGGGGATTGGTGGGGGTAGGTTGATTTGGTGTAGATAAAAAATAGAAATAAAATAGAAATAAAATTTGTTAAATAAATTCAAGTAGTTATATTTGCGCTATGGAACAAAATAAACAAAAGGGCGGTAAACGATTGGGGGCTGGAAGAAAGCCTGTTTTGAGCAAAAAAAAACAGATTAGTCTTTATGTAGAGGGTAGTAAAATATTAAAGTTTGGCAATGACGAAAAAATGAAAAAATATCTTTACAAGGTTATTGAAACTTTTGGGAATTCACCTATTGATTATAAGCCTCCAACAGAAGCTAATTTTCATGGCAAGATGGTAAGCATGGAAGTTGTTGATAAAATGGATGTTGAGCAACAAAAAAGTAGTATAACAGGTTTGCCACCTAAGTTATCTGACTTTGATAAGTTTTCAGAAGAATTGCGTTCAGCTAAATCAAGGCATGATGTTGATGCTATAATGAAGCGTTCAGTTGGAGGTATCATGTTTCCAAAAGAAAGGTTTGCGCTTAAATCAGTAGCCGATGAAGTAATGGAAGATATGTTTAACGATTAAAAAATAAAAACTATGGCAGAAAAGATGTTAATGGATAATATCAGGTACTTACAAAAAAGTTCAAAGTTATCAAGATTGGCTTGGGCTAAGAAAATGCAAATAAGTGATAAGACAGTTGGAAAGTGGTTTGAGGGGTTAGCCTCCCCACAAACTGAACATTTAGTTAAGATAAGCAACAAAAACAAAGTAAGCATTGACTATTTGATACGTAAGGATATAGAAATATTGTACAAATTCCAAATTACCGCTAATTATATGTTTATTCAAAAACTTATGAAACTTTGACACCATGCACAACTTCTTTTACATATCAGGCGTATTATTTTGGAGCGCAATTTTAATCGGAATTATCGGGTATATTGTACTTGTAATAATAGGTTTGAGTATTACTGATAGGGATGAAAATTAAAAATAAATTATAAAAAATAAAAAGTATGAAAAAGTATAAAATGGTATTAATAGTTATGTTTTTATCATGTGCTTGGTTGCTCGTAGAAGCACAAACATTACATATTGAAGATGGTATTTACAATCCGTTTAAAATGCCTAAAAGAAATACAAATATTGGTAGAGACACAATTCCTGTTATATTACTTGTTAGTGATACAACTATACCAAATACTGTTGGTTACTGTAATGGTTATTCTGTCAGAAAAATAGAATACGCAAATGTTGATGTATCCATTGATCCAAATTATGTATTACCAGACGGAGGAATGACTTTAATGGGTTGGGTTCCTAGATATGAAGAACGTCCATTTTATACACATCTAGAGTATTTGGATGATAAAAAACTACCGTTATCAAAAAATATAATTGTATGGCAGTTAAATTTAAAATAAAAAACAATTGTAACCATTACCCGATAATGAGATATAAAGATGAAGTGCTTTATATTGTGTGTATGTTTTGTGAGAAAGAATTAAATAAAGACGGCACATTAAAAACCGAAGATATTGACTGTGAAATAGTAACCACTAAACAAATAACCAATGAAAAAAGCAAAAGACAAGGATGAAGCGTGGAAGTTACAGGAAACGTATGCGGGTAAACCTCATGGATGGATACAATGGAAAGGAACTAATGTTTGTATGGACTTTCATTGTGAATGTGGAAATTTTGCTCATATTGATGCAGACTTTGCCTACTTTATAAAATGCCATGTATGTAACAGGATTTATATGTGCAACGGTCATATCGAAATGATTGAAATAGAAAAAGAACCCGATAACTGTGTTATAGAAACAGAACCGGAATAAAGGCAATGATCTAAAACTTAAAAGCCACACAAAACAACAATGTATTTTATTTATTCACAAATCTAAATATTTATCAATTATGAGTTTAGCCGAAAAATATTATAGAATATTTTACAAAGTAAAGGACGGCGTTAAACTTTCAAATGAACAATGGAAGGTAGTAAAAATGATGCACGAATGTTTGAGGGAATACAATAAGCCAAAACTACCGCAGGGTGCAATTATGGTTAATAAACAAGCGTTGGTTAATCATCTTCGGTATGTAAAAAATTGCCTCAAAGATACAGATGCTTTAATGCTGAACTCTAAATACAAAGACTTTTCAAATGGGGAAGGTGGTAAAGAAATGGCTAAAATTTGGAACGCATTAAATTTAACCATGCAGTCTATATTGCACTTTCAGTTAAACGTACCACTTGAAAGGCTGAATGAAGAAATAGCAGAACTTTAAAATCCTTACGCTAATGAGGTAAGGTAGAAAAGCCATCCATTAACAAGGGTGGTTTTTTTATTGAAAAATAATTTGAATTATTGAGTAGGAGTATTATCTTTGTTGTCCGGAAAAGATACAGGATATACAGCCGGAATTTACCGGCAAGAGTTTTAAAAGAGATCAAGACGTTTAAAAGTAAAATCACCCTGAGCAAGTGGTTGCCGCAAAAGTCGGTTACAAGTCTCTAAGGATTTTCACAGAGCCGCAGCAAAGTACAAGCTGCGGTTTTTTTATTCCCCCAACAAAACACCAAATAAAATACCCCTACAAAATACTTTGCAGGGGTGCTTGGTTGACTAACTCTTTTTAAAAATGATGAAAGGCAAAGATACTATTTTTTCAACTGTTCAATTACTTTTGATTGGTATTGTAGGTTAATTCAGTTCCAGTTAATGCGAAAT
Proteins encoded in this region:
- a CDS encoding helix-turn-helix transcriptional regulator, which encodes MAEKMLMDNIRYLQKSSKLSRLAWAKKMQISDKTVGKWFEGLASPQTEHLVKISNKNKVSIDYLIRKDIEILYKFQITANYMFIQKLMKL